Below is a genomic region from Henckelia pumila isolate YLH828 chromosome 3, ASM3356847v2, whole genome shotgun sequence.
agttagccattaatgctgaaatggccggcaggttacaacaagctgatcggatcaaagtatctaatcgaattacaggatgtatgcaagctcaaacacaactatgggctgctattcaagggccaattgtgaaggctatagagaaaccattggtttctcataaacaagatatactaaaaccattggttttacaagaacaaaaaatacaaccaccggttgtgaaacaagatgttgaggaatctaaaactcaagaaacaagagctaataTATCATCAGCCTTTAatgatctggatgaagcaacaattgatgaggataactcatcaagtcaaccctccgcctctggggtaaaagaggaagagatcaatcttaggctcaacactgacaagggcaaatctaagattgatactaatccatctattatttctccattccaggtttatcaacagaagtgggagaaattgaatacaaggaatgaaatcaacccgaacacttgcagggttgatgttgcaggaatatatccaagggtttggctaaaaaacaatgtcaatcctaaagatgtaaaactctagtatgaatttggggctttagcctcagtttatacaatgTCACCAAGCTTtctggagatatcacagttaccaaaatggattcaggaagcagtccaagaaacatgggcaaataatgatcatttgtccagaggagatgtgcttgagttatattttttcagtgcagctccagaaccaacactgaaaggatcacacgaaccctttcattttatcaagctgaggagacctgatataaacagtcataaatttatcaaggatcctaaaactgaagaaatacccttagtgtccactttcggggaaaatgagatctcaaccagaagggcatggggtatttgggtctgtcttactgagatggacaaagtcaagtttccattcaaattttatcagaattctgtgaacggatcgttcctgttgaacacaatgacaggaaaaactacagcatttgcggaagaactcttcgaaaagaagagaaatcttttgtggaacaacaagctaccggggagtaaagaaactcgccgaaaattttgtaacatggctcatattggacgatggtcagagaatatctgcccagaatgcccaaatcagaaggagccagaatttggaaaaacctttagaccccgaacggatcgaaaggatttttccgagacaagcaaaggtggacaaggaccaccaaaaatgcgttttcacaggagtctacttcaaaagcaaaagatgccccgacaacaataaagcaggcatgtgaggagaataaagccaaaagaaagtggcagacatgtgattcctccactagtaaaagatgtcatcaataatgacataaaaaattcaagacagctgcctcctccactagtaaaagatgccatcaataatgacataaagaaatacaagacaactgtaagattccctgaagtttctcggtgaaacgagtggaactacaactataaatacaggcatttgaggaagctgaagacatcgataatttccttcagttttcttacgaataaaattgttgtaatatttctctttctattgtaataagttttcgtttatgtatttcaagaacgaggctactatgagtagctaaacaagttgtcttctcctcttcaaaggagttgatttatgtaataatattatgtctgaataatttttctaaagtctcttgttctttcatgttcatattttataattaaatttatataccatacgccttaaggtagaaaatgaattaaggctgtgctgggtgtcgttgaaggagcttgtgcagaaaccatctgttgcgactgcgtggttggagtgtgaggagcacttcgtaaaactcggcaggtatgacccgacgacattatggtcaaagaggtatttaaatttgatttactttacggaagcatgttggaccctaatctaaagtatataggctggaaaccttgcgcaaCCAATAGTTCTTCACGACatgaactggttcgataggtaaaacaacgccaaagtacaaaagattagttgaatacttgtttaatcaaaattggggaccactagggagtgcaaactaaaaaatttgaatgtagggagttaggagaaatttatgtttaggtttagggagtttaaaataattaccccttgatttattttatatatatatattaattttaatttgatatGAACCGTGTAATCGTGTGCTAAtactataatttatatttatttatcagtgtaaaaaatacatcaaatatgtaattcaaataataaattttaattatcccATAAAAAGTTAGCTAGAGAAAACTGTATCCCCGGGGAATGTAGCATAAATTATTGATGACTTAGTTGCTAAGAAAGAAACGGGGCACACCGAATAATTGAATGTGGTTATTAATAActggaaaataaaataatttaacatgTACTTATCTACTTATTTTGGGGAAAATATAAAGACCGATCAACCACGACATTGACACGGTCAAGCATACAAATGAAATGAAACGGTGGGAATCAAAGGCTCGCATTTATTATTATACTAATGGCAAATTCCACGCGTTGTGCTTTTGTATAATTAATTCTTATGTACATTTGTATAATTAATTCTTAATAAttgtaaaaaaattaagtaattgtaatttttttttaaaaaaataaaacaaaaacaaagagGCCACACCATGACACCAATGCATCAATTTGGCGTGATCTCACATTTAATATAATAGAATAGAAgaatagataataataattattatataataaaaattatataagagTGGATTTCTTTTGAGATTGTCAAGTTAAATCTATTCATTTTTTTAGAGTACAAGTACAATTTTAGATCCAAATAACAAATTGGAGTAAGGACTCGAGACTTGCTTATCTTGatcaaaaaaattacaaattttttttttaaatcaacttAAAGAAATTAGGACAGCTACACGCAGGCAACGAGAATCAAACATGGTCTTAGTATCTCAATCTTAGCCTCATCGACAGGTTAAATTTActcatatttattataaaaaataatatttttagcatcAAAATAATACATTATCATGTGTAACCTTAATTAAGAAATTTATCTCACAAAAATTTACTCATTAAAAATATGTTTGTTGGTCTCTCAcagtatattaattttttttccctcGAAAATACTCATTTTTTCACAATTCTATAATATTTTCAATGCAACAACATACAAGTCAATAAATATGAAATATTAATTAACTTTAAAAATACTTTAATCTCGATGTATTtcagaaagaaacaaaaaaaaattaatgttatTCACAAATGGTATGCAAACATTTGCTACTTATTATTCTTTATGCATGACCCACCATGTGCAATGGAATATTCACCTAAAAAAACTATTTCCAATACATAATTCACCGATCAACAAATTTTAATTGGTCTATTTTATTACAGTAATAACAAGATTATGTGTAAAAGGAATTCGAGGAGATATCCTGCTTCATAATTCGTAATTTTATATTCTCGGATTGTAAAGTTTGTTCTGTTGGAGTGTTTTGAAAACTTCAAAACTAAGCCCTCCGACAAATTACATAGAAGATGAACATAATAGAGAAGAGAAAGTGCttattctcgagaagttagatTTAAAATGGGTTACATGTTTTTAGGTTAAATAGTAAATATGGTAAAAATTAAATAGTAAAGATAGTAAAAATGATTGATTAgatattcaaaatttgaaaataccgCAGGCAGATATGTATTTATAACTAACTTATAAGAACAATTATTGAGTTCAGGAGAACCATTTTTAAGAATAGAAAATACGAAAAAACTCCGTATGAGTCATGAAACCTTCTCTCGTACGAAGGAAAATTCAAAGAATTTAATCAAAAAATTTCTCAGGCATCGAAAGaaatttaaaagaattttgtTCCCGCAAAactaaacaaaaggaaaataatATAGGAACTCATCCACAACTTCCTTTTTAcacgatatatatataacttgccTACCGCAAAATATTTAACAAGacttttatatttgaaaaaggaaattcataaactaaaatttgcaatgCCTAACCAAGTTCAACTTCAATCATTCTCTCAGCCAATAACCTCATCCTTAAGCTGCTTGACTCTAGCAACAAACTCCTCCCTATTTTGCTGCAAAATAGAGAATCAATTGTCATAGACGAGAAAAGGCTAAAAGATCGATCTAAGGGGACAGAGGAAAAATAAATTGACAAGTATTTTGTTGAATCCCAACCTCGAAAATTAGATAGCGAGTGGTAAACCAAATCGTGTAGCCCAGACCCACAAGTTCCAACACTTTTGGGAGCTAAAATTTAAACCATCCAACAAGTTAGTGAAAAGGTATAGTCTAAGTGTAATTACGGAAGGATGAAGCATGGACAAAATCCAAGCACACTCACCAAGGGAATAGAATCAATGGCACCTATGACGGCAACTGCTATCCTAAGGGCAATTAAGCCTCCAACGCCCAACGCGACGATTGAATATTTATCTTCATAGTTGAACTgaatatggaaaaaaaaaaaaaaaaaaccaagattGGATATAGAAAATAAATCGATCAGAAAATGGATACCTTCGCAGAGACCAAAAATTAACCATCTGCCTAtgctcaaaaaataaataaataaaccatgCCAAACTCAAAATTTCCAAAGGCTACAAAGAAGGCTTATAGGGCTTTAACAACTGTAAATTATAATATCAAGATTCAAGCAGCTTTTGGTAAGTAAGATACACCAAATTCCAAATACCGAGCACTTCTTTATGCAGtaatattaaaaaatcaatACACCAAAAGGTATTAAAGTTTAATAGAGAACCGCCAACTCTAAGGAGAAACTATACAAAGAATAGATGTAATATTTGAAACATAACAATAATAGATGAGGGGCATACTAGGAAATTACTTGAACCAATGAAAGAATGctgaaacaacaacaaaaagtaTAGCATAAAGGTTGCTCAGGTAACCGCTCAGAATCGACATCAGAGTCGATGTTTCATTAAGCGTTCATATGCTTTCATCATATTGAAAATACTCCTCACAGCAACCCAGTTCATGCTATCAGCTAGTCACTTTCCAGTGAAAAATTTTAGAAGGCGAGAATGTTAGAATCAAAAGGTGCATGCTAGTGTGTGTTGGGGTGGCACACCAACAGCAACTCGTAACAATGTGATTTCAAAACACAGCCAAAGAAGAAGGAATAAAAATAGGGTGCAGCCTTTAAGCTAGGGGTAACTAATAGACTCAATAATAATGAGAGATTTGGAAAAAAAAGTTTGCTCTTGTGAAATGAAAGTTCCAATTAAAATGTCAGTTTTTCTCTTATGCCTTtctttttgtgaaattttgatGACTATATAGGAAACAAATTTCCTATAGTCTTATCGACAAAAATCAAACTGCACAGACAAGTAGAAGTTTCAGCCAATGGGTGATAGTGTGTGAATGTTTAAAACAATGAAATGCCAAATGTTTGAGACATAAGAATGCGGAAAGAACGAAGCTAACAAAAAGAACAAATAGTATGGAAAGCATAACCATTGGGACATATTATACGCAAGGACAACAAAATGAAAATCATGAGAAAAAAACCTTTATATTAAGGTCCTCCAAGAACTTAAGTAGTTGCAATGAATCATCTTCTAGGGGTAACACATCAGGCTGATTAATGTAATCTTCCTTCTTTCCAACAGGCAGAGACTCTACCACTTCGACTGTTATTGCACTGTCAGATTCTGGCTCATCCTTGATATCAGAGGTTGCTTCAGTCACTGCTATCTCAGGCACAATTTCCACAGGTGTGGTCTCCTGGGGAGCAGATGCCTCAGGCGAGGTGTCAGATTCTGGCTCAGGCACGATTTCCACGGGTGCGGTTTCCTCGGGAGCAGATGCCTCAGGCAATGTATCCTCGGGTGAGGTTGTCACAGTAACCGTATCTTCGGGTGAGGCTGCCTCATAAGTGGTCGCCTCAGTCGTGGAGCTGAGACATGACATAATTGTGTATCGTTGCCCTGTTCAAAAGATTACAGGAACTAAGCATCTTCATTACCGCATTTAACGAAAATGGATCACAAAACCAGCAATAGAAAAAATCATTGTAagttaaaaacaatttaaattaaattgagAAAGATAAGTCCAAACCCCGTCACTCACTTAAAGGCAAAAGCTCCTATAGCACGTTTCAAGCAAACAAAATGTGAAAAAACATCAACAGCATAAAATCAAGTCAGCAAAAATAATGTTCCCAAATCAACATTTCTCATCAGCATCCAAATAAAGTCTGATAACATCTCAACAACTAAGCAAACCTTGGAAGATCTATAGCAaaaactagaaaaaaaaaaagaaaaaaaaaagagcagTTGAGCCAAATTGTTTTCTAGTAATATCTAACATAAAAGTCGACAAGGCAAGCAAATTGAGAAACATTACCACAAGGAGAGCGGGTTTTCTTCAGCTGGCCATGAAAAGGAGGTCTGCACTGAATTAGGCATCGAAAATGGCTGGGAGGAATGTGAGGCGGCGGCTTGTGAAAAAGAAGATTGGAGATGCCTCGAGCTGTGCACAGCTCCATGTATTTTGAATGGACGGTATGATAGGAAAGGGATGATCAAATGCTAGGGTTTTATTTGCGATCGGATTAGGTTTCAATGCTGTGTTTGGTTTCACAAGGTAACACGTGGAAAAACAAGGCGGGACGTGATTTTGTTCCGTGTGGTTCCCTTCCCTAGGAAACGGGAAATATTAAACAATCCTTCCCGTTGTGCTACCTCCCTCGGGCTATGATCCGAGTGAAAATCCAACGGTAgatttgtttaagtatttgatatgatctcatcttaaattattaaaaaaatgagtCGTTAGATGTAGCATGAACACTGTTCGTATACTAGCatagataaaattattaatttgataattttattaataatcttgaatttgattttttttatttatcaatgATTTTTTGGCAAGCTTGTAATATTAAATTTATCCGGTGCATATAAATCATTTGACTAACGTGATTTACAAACTATCGaataaattgataaaatattttccaAAGAACAACAAAATTTTACCGtcataaacaaaaattaataataagaaGTATCTAGCGTTTCGTGGAACATCATGTCTATATATCatgttaaaatataaaattttaaaataagatattttgTACTGTTATAGGGATTTTTGGTAAATACGTTATAATCCAAAACATGATTACTCTTGCAGCTTGGTCTTATGTTGTATAGCATAGGATAgatatttttctcataaaaatcaatttcaatcatgtatgtattattatgtgatatttttagttatatatGTTTCAAATGAATTAAAAATAGTCATCGGGTTATGTTAATTTTAGAAGTGGTTTTTCGATATACcgtataaaaatatattggtATAAAAACTTATATCGATACCGATATCGATaccaaaattctgaaattttggtacggaaaaaattcatattgataTCGTATAAGTActgaaaaaaattcggtatatcgaaaaaatgtctgtatatcgaaaaacttTCGGTACGATATCCCAAAAACTCGATATTTTGATCCGATATGTCAGCCCTACTTATTTTGATCAATTTTAGTTCTTTCAACCTTATAACATGTAATTAAATGGCCAATATtattgttaattttattttttgttacatACGTGGTTAGaaaaaaatttcgaaatatgaacgctttttttttgacaacttatttataaattttaacaaTTATATTATCCATTCAATTACATGTTTTTGATGAAAAATgagtaaaattaattttaaaaatacataattatattattataattaattcattaaaacatacatgactaaaaatgttatattttatgACATTTTGCCTATTTTCCTATTCTCTTCTCATATGTTCTTTTTGATTTCCGAGAATACCGATTACATGATGAGTCATAActcatttcaaataaaataaatatgattAGCTGATATATTTAGGAATAGCCAGTGTATATATGATGTATCTCGTTAGATGGCAATGGCAATGACCGTGGTTCGTGAATATTTATTGCAGATACTTTTGAAATATTGTGAATcattgttttattttaaaagggTTGACCTTGAAGAGAACCCCATCCTATATGAGTGGGATGCCCATTGTTTATGTGGGGTTAAATCGAATGATGTGCACGAGTGAAAAGAACCTAAGGGAGGGAGCAACATGACCAACCCCAAAGTATActcccacaatatttcagcaggaaatatgctccacacgagaatcgaacccgcaacgctggagaattttttttcatgtcacctcaggccttaccaactcgcctatgtgCCTGTGGGCGTGATTGCGTGAATCATTGTTTTATTATCACATAGTTGAGATGTGATAGTAGGAAATTCTTAATAATTAATACGTATGGAGTTTTTTGGGAAAAAatgtaacaaaaataaaaactgtGAACATCACACACGATGAATATTCAGCCgctatttatttagtttttgaaaaaatgtaacaaaaataaaactatgAACAATAGACATGATGAATATTCAGCGCCCACTGTTAATTAGTATATTATaagaaataacataaaatataacaaaaatttgAAGATTTGATATGAGAAATCTCGTGGAAATAACACCAAAAATCAAGATAGATAAATGATATGGTAAGTTGGGGGAAAACGAGGTTGAATGGGAAAAAATCTCAACAAATAAAGTTTGAAAAGCGGATATTTTTCTAAATGGTGAAAATAATGGGATGCACAGgggaattaaattaattatattggaccaaaatgtttatgcaagaaaaatattaaaattttcaatccaTCTAGCTATTTCAGCTAAATTCTTTATTATATCATCAATGTATTTATCTCACTCGTTTCCCagtcatttatttattttccttGTACTCGCCATTGACTAAAGACCAGAAAAAAATTCACTTCACTTTCCCAAATAATCAAGGGCATTCTCGTATTTCACTGTTTCATAtttcttattgattatttttttaaaataaatatttctcaTTGATTATTAATTACTAATATTAATTCAAATTGCCAAGTGCCCATGatttatcattattatttttttggagTTACAAAGTGCTCATGACTAGTTTTCGAGTTTcttaaaccataaaaataactAATGTGCTTAAGAAATGCACAACCACGCACCTTAACAAAGtttgattatttataatataatttcaaTTTATCGATATAATTATTGTAAATAACTGAATTTCAATATACAAAGTTCAAAGTATTTAACAATATgatgaataataataaaagtacGTGTGCATACCCTATatgacataaaaatatttttttttttttaaaaaacattagCTATACTCAACGATAATATATTCTGACTTGAACAAATTCATATAACTTGTcatatgtattatatataaaaatttaaactcCTAATATTATCATTTTGATAATATATTTCTATAATTTTGTAAGAAAATAAATGAACCACGTTAAAATGACTTATGTTACACTTACACTCATACCAGAAAGGTATTATCTGTCTTGTGATTTATcggatctaagctagaagagaGTTCACTTCCCTTTTTTCTAGGTTGCATTTGCATTAAAATCTCAATTagttattttttgaatattttaaattatcttAATCCAAGATCGCCAATCCAGTGTAAAAAAGAGATGCTCTTTTATTCGAACCGGGTCGGTTATAATGACCCGGCCCGATTccgttttattatttatttaaatttatttttgtatgtattatatctatatatatatatatatatatatatatcaagaaAACAACGAAAAATGACTGACATGCAGAAAAAGGTCCCCTAAAAACCCATTCTTGGTGAGATTTCGACAACTTCCATTAGCAACAAAAGCACATTCATTGAGGGGGTGAGTTCCCATTCCCAATGGCCGACTGCAACAGCTTTGACTGTTCAGAGCCAGACTTGCTTTGTCACGAACAAAATACTGCCTTTTGCTCCAAAGGTGACGATGAATATGATGATCTTTTCAATCCTTTCGATGGTCAAAACCATCGGAACAGTGGGAAAATTGGGTCAAATGGCGGATCAGAATCAGGGCCGGTGACTCCTTTGCCATGCCCGAGTGCAGAACACATTGGTTGGATGGTTGAAAGAGAAAGGGAGTTCTTCCTCGGAGATGCGTATCTTGATAGGTTGAGGAGTGGGGAGCATGTTTTGGGTTTGAGGAAAGAGGCTTTGGATTGGATGTATAAGGTGAATCGATTGCCGTTCTTTATAAATTTGATTGCTTTCTGATCAAAACTGAATTTTACTACGATTGCTCGCTCATTTGCTGATTGGGTTTTTCATTTTAATTCATTTTGATCAGCATTTTTGGGTGctggttgtatttcttgattTCCTCCGTTTTCCAATGATTTTTGCCAAAATGGGATTTTTCCCACATCAATTGATAATAATCTAAAACAGAGAAGAGTCCGCCGTTCATCGGTTTTATTTTCTGATTTCTGGTAATTC
It encodes:
- the LOC140891233 gene encoding uncharacterized protein → MELCTARGISNLLFHKPPPHIPPSHFRCLIQCRPPFHGQLKKTRSPCGQRYTIMSCLSSTTEATTYEAASPEDTVTVTTSPEDTLPEASAPEETAPVEIVPEPESDTSPEASAPQETTPVEIVPEIAVTEATSDIKDEPESDSAITVEVVESLPVGKKEDYINQPDVLPLEDDSLQLLKFLEDLNIKFNYEDKYSIVALGVGGLIALRIAVAVIGAIDSIPLLPKVLELVGLGYTIWFTTRYLIFEQNREEFVARVKQLKDEVIG